In one window of Arachis ipaensis cultivar K30076 chromosome B06, Araip1.1, whole genome shotgun sequence DNA:
- the LOC107648543 gene encoding copper transporter 5, producing MMHMTLYWGKKVTLLFDSWKTESWLSYSMSLLACLVVAALYQYLENRRIRLRLAGERRLPPVAAAIQTPLMGWKISRDKAKLGGKLIGSVLFGVNSGIGYLLMLAIMSFNGGVFVAIVLGLSIGYLLFRSEVFEDDVGGVGDRTCACA from the coding sequence aTGATGCATATGACATTGTATTGGGGCAAGAAGGTAACACTTCTCTTCGATTCATGGAAGACCGAGTCATGGCTGAGTTACTCAATGAGTCTACTCGCTTGCCTTGTGGTGGCTGCACTCTACCAGTATCTCGAGAATCGAAGGATTCGCCTGAGACTCGCCGGCGAGAGGAGGCTGCCACCTGTGGCGGCGGCTATTCAGACACCACTTATGGGGTGGAAGATTTCAAGGGATAAGGCGAAGTTGGGTGGGAAGTTGATTGGATCGGTTCTTTTTGGTGTGAATTCTGGGATCGGGTACTTATTAATGCTTGCTATTATGTCCTTCAATGGTGGGGTTTTTGTGGCCATTGTTTTGGGGCTCTCAATTGGGTACTTGTTATTTAGGAGTGAGGTTTTTGAAGATGATGTTGGTGGTGTTGGTGATAGGACTTGtgcttgtgcttaa
- the LOC107605466 gene encoding G-protein coupled receptor 1, producing the protein MVASAAVAGVSMTAHQRNILAGVNAGASSLSFVGSGFIVLCYLLFKELRKFSFKLVFYLALSDMLCSFFSIVGDPSKGFFCSAQGYSTHFFCVASFLWTTTIAFTLHRTVVKHKTDVEEFEAMFHLYVWGTSLAMTVIRSFGNDHRHLSAWCWTQSGLAGKAIHLLTFYMPLWGAILYNGFTYFQVIRMLNNATRMAVGMSGQPYASDARDNMRVCLLFQH; encoded by the exons ATGGTGGCCTCCGCCGCAGTCGCCGGCGTCTCTATGACGGCGCATCAGCGCAATATTCTAGCTGGTGTTAACGCCGGCGCTTCGAGCCTCTCGTTCGTTGGTTCAGGCTTCATCGTTCTCTGCTATCTCCTCTTCAAGGAGCTCCGCAAGTTCTCCTTCAAGCTCGTCTTCTACCTCGCCCTCTcc GATATGCTTTGCAGTTTCTTCAGCATAGTAGG GGATCCATCAAAAGGTTTCTTTTGCTCTGCTCAGGGCTATAGCACACATTTCTTTTGTGTGGCATCTTTCCTATGGACCACAACAATTGCTTTTACCCTGCATCGAACTGTTGTTAAGCACAAAACAGATGTTGAAGAGTTTGAGGCAATGTTTCACTTGTATGTCTGGG GTACTTCCCTGGCTATGACAGTTATACGTTCATTTGGTAATGATCATAGACATCTTTCTGCATGGTGTTGGACTCAATCAGGACTTGCAGGGAAG gcaattcatttgttaaCATTTTACATGCCACTCTGGGGTGCTATACTATATAATGGGTTCACATACTTCCAAGTTATACGCATGCTGAACAATGCAACCCGT ATGGCAGTTGGTATGTCAGGCCAACCTTATGCATCAGATGCACGGGATAACATGAGGGTATGTTTGTTATTCCAACATTGA
- the LOC107605465 gene encoding tyrosine--tRNA ligase, chloroplastic/mitochondrial-like, translating into MAYIYASTRTILFLSRSTTKLSLFPFKPSSSSSSSSSSSSSSSSSLTLHFTRTKCTLQHQPQTLLRRNVIEVLEERGLLDSTTNDSALRSSAAPSPPSFSGAANCPPLKVYCGFDPTAESLHLGNLLGIIVLSWFHRCGHQPLALIGGATARIGDPSGKSLERPELDVATLERNTAGISQTIKQILGRSLNSNLEGSKVVILNNYDWWKEFSLLEFLKNVGKYARVGSMIAKESVRKRLESEQGMSYTELTYQLLQGYDFLYLFQNEGVNVQIGGSDQWGNITAGTELIRKILQVEGAYGLTFPLLLKSDGTKFGKSEDGAIWLSPAMLSPYKFYQYFFTVPDADVIRFLKILTFLDIEEIVALEGEMKKLDYVPNTAQRRLAEEVTRFVHGEEGLTEALKATEALRPGSETKLDWKTIEGIAEGVPSCSLAYDSVLNLSLVDLSVSSGLFESKSAARRLLKQGGLYLNNNRVNSENKRIEEADIVDGKVLLLSAGKKNKVLVRIA; encoded by the coding sequence ATGGCTTACATCTATGCTTCGACAAGAACTATCCTTTTCTTATCTCGCTCAACCACCAAACTCTCCCTTTTCCCTTTCAaaccctcttcttcttcttcttcttcttcttcttcttcttcttcttcttcttcttccctcacTCTCCATTTCACCAGAACCAAATGCACTCTCCAACACCAACCTCAAACTCTGCTTCGCCGCAACGTCATCGAAGTCCTCGAAGAGCGCGGCCTCCTCGACTCCACCACCAATGACTCCGCCCTGAGATCCTCCGCAGCACCATCGCCGCCATCTTTCTCCGGGGCCGCTAATTGCCCGCCTTTGAAGGTCTACTGCGGCTTCGACCCCACTGCAGAGAGCCTCCACCTCGGCAACCTCCTCGGAATCATCGTCCTCTCCTGGTTCCACCGCTGCGGCCACCAACCCCTTGCCCTCATCGGCGGCGCCACCGCCCGCATTGGCGACCCCTCCGGCAAGTCACTGGAGCGGCCGGAGCTCGACGTTGCCACACTAGAGAGGAACACGGCAGGTATATCCCAAACTATCAAACAAATTCTAGGTCGCTCTCTGAATTCGAACTTGGAAGGTTCTAAGGTTGTGATTTTGAATAACTATGACTGGTGGAAAGAGTTTAGTTTGTTAGAATTTTTGAAGAATGTTGGTAAGTATGCTAGGGTTGGGTCTATGATAGCTAAGGAGAGTGTTAGGAAGAGATTGGAATCTGAACAAGGAATGAGTTATACTGAACTCACCTACCAGTTGTTGCAGGGATATGATTTCTTGTACTTGTTTCAGAATGAGGGTGTGAATGTTCAGATTGGGGGGAGTGATCAGTGGGGGAATATAACTGCTGGGACTGAGTTGATTCGGAAGATCTTGCAGGTCGAGGGCGCTTATGGACTTACATTCCCTCTTTTGTTGAAGAGTGATGGTACTAAGTTTGGAAAATCGGAAGATGGCGCGATTTGGCTTTCACCTGCGATGTTGTCACCTTACAAGTTTTATCAGTATTTTTTCACGGTTCCAGATGCAGATGTTATTAGGTTTTTGAAGATTCTCACGTTTTTGGATATTGAGGAGATAGTTGCATTGGAAGGGGAGATGAAGAAACTGGATTATGTGCCTAATACTGCTCAGCGCAGACTTGCTGAGGAAGTTACAAGGTTTGTTCACGGAGAGGAGGGTTTGACTGAGGCACTTAAGGCTACAGAAGCATTGCGGCCGGGATCTGAGACAAAGTTGGACTGGAAAACTATCGAGGGAATAGCTGAGGGTGTACCATCTTGTTCTTTGGCTTATGACAGTGTTTTGAACTTGTCATTGGTAGATCTTTCGGTCTCTTCTGGTTTGTTTGAGAGCAAATCTGCCGCGCGCCGCTTGTTGAAGCAAGGGggtctttacttgaacaataacaGAGTGAATAGTGAAAATAAGAGGATCGAGGAAGCAGATATAGTGGATGGGAAAGTTCTCCTTTTATCTGCTGGCAAAAAGAATAAGGTGCTCGTCAGAATAGCATGA
- the LOC107648542 gene encoding uncharacterized protein LOC107648542 yields the protein MANDNILKREAKSPSVIECATTAAAATEVETVSAVKCCCCGLVEECTEAYITRVKERFEGRWICGLCGEAVKEERLRSKNKSEDESIMMTMDEAIRSHMKFCQQFRSSISPPNNPTEEFIIAMKNILFRTLDSPRKDSFNGCRPLGRSQSCFSTIQPTTTKTTTTTSQDQTLSE from the coding sequence ATGGCCAATGATAATATCCTTAAAAGAGAAGCAAAATCACCATCGGTCATTGAGTGTGCGACGACGGCGGCGGCGGCAACGGAGGTGGAGACAGTTTCGGCGGTGAAATGCTGTTGTTGTGGATTGGTGGAGGAGTGCACGGAGGCGTATATTACGCGCGTGAAGGAGCGTTTCGAGGGCCGTTGGATTTGCGGACTTTGTGGTGAGGCAGTGAAGGAAGAACGGCTGAGATCAAAGAACAAAAGTGAGGATGAGAGTATTATGATGACAATGGATGAAGCAATTAGAAGTCACATGAAGTTTTGTCAACAATTCAGGTCTTCAATTAGTCCACCCAATAACCCCACTGAGGAATTCATAATTGCAATGAAGAACATCCTCTTTAGGACATTGGATTCTCCTAGGAAGGACAGTTTCAATGGTTGTAGGCCACTAGGTAGATCCCAAAGTTGCTTCTCAACCATAcaaccaacaacaacaaaaactactactactacttctCAAGATCAGACACTTTCTGAGTGA
- the LOC107605468 gene encoding 60S acidic ribosomal protein P0 (The sequence of the model RefSeq protein was modified relative to this genomic sequence to represent the inferred CDS: added 33 bases not found in genome assembly) yields the protein MAPKPTKAEKKIAYDAKLCKLLEEYTQILVVNADNVGSNQLQNIRRGLRGDSIVLMGKNTMMKRSVRMHAESTGNNVYLSLIPLLVGNVGLIFTKGDLKEVSEEVAKYKVGAPARVGLVAPIDVVVPPGNTGLDPSQTSFFQVLNIPTKINKGTVEIITPVELIKKGDKVGSSEAALLSKLGIRPFSYGLVVLSVYDNGSVFSPEVLDLTEDDLVEKFAVGVSMVTALSLAISYPTLAAAPHMFINAYKNVLAVAVETDYSFPEADKVKEYLKDPSKFAVAAVAAPAAAAGGAPAAAAKEEEKKEEPAEESDDDMGFSLFD from the exons ATGGCACCAAAACCTACCAAGGCTGAGAAGAAGATCGCTTACGATGCTAAGCTCTGCAAGCTTCTCGAGGAATACACTCAGATCCTTGTTGTCAATGCCGATAACGTTGGATCTAACCAGCTCCAGAACATTCGCAGGGGTCTTCGTGGTGATTCCATTGTTCTTATGGGCAAGAACACCATGATGAAGCGTTCTGTTAGGATGCACGCTGAGAGTACTGGAAACAATGTGTATCTCAGCCTTATCCCCCTTCTTGTT GGAAACGTGGGATTGATCTTCACTAAAGGTGACTTGAAGGAGGTTAGCGAAGAGGTTGCTAAGTACAAG GTTGGAGCACCGGCTCGTGTTGGTTTGGTTGCTCCGATTGATGTTGTTGTTCCTCCGGGCAACACAGGGCTTGACCCCTCACAGACCTCTTTCTTCCAG GTGCTGAACATTCCAACTAAGATTAACAAGGGTACTGTCGAAATTATCACCCCTGTAGAACTTATTAAGAAGGGTGACAAGGTTGGCTCTTCTGAAGCTGCATTGCTTTCCAAGCTTGGCATCAGGCCCTTCTCATATGGTCTTGTTGTCCTTTCTGTGTATGACAACGGTTCAGTGTTTAGCCCTGAGGTTCTTGACCTCACTGAGGATGACCTTGTTGAGAAGTTTGCCGTTGGAGTCTCGATGGTGACCGCACTCTCATTGGCCATCTCATACCCAACACTTGCTGCTGCCCCACATATGTTCATCAATGCCTACAAGAATGTTTTG GAGGCTGACAAGGTTAAGGAGTATTTGAAG GATCCAAGCAAATTTGCTGTGGCTGCTGTTGCTGCTCCTGCTGCTGCCGCCGGTGGTGCGCCAGCTGCTGCTGCCAAGGAAGAGGAAAAGAAGGAAGAGCCTGCTGAAGAATCTGATGATGACATGGGCTTCAGTTTGTTTGATTAG
- the LOC107605467 gene encoding G-protein coupled receptor 1: MLNNATRMAVGMSGQPYASDARDNMRALNRWGYYPLILIGSWAFGTINRIHDFFEPNHKIFWLSFLDVGMASLMGLFNSIAYGLNSSVRRAICERVDKYWPEGLKRWLPINFKYKALTQESELVLLSTDGQR; this comes from the exons ATGCTGAACAATGCAACCCGT ATGGCAGTTGGTATGTCAGGCCAACCTTATGCATCAGATGCACGGGATAACATGAGG GCTCTAAATCGCTGGGGATACTATCCACTGATTCTAATAGGATCATGGGCTTTTGGAACCATTAACCGTATTCATGATTTCTTTGAACCCAACCATAAGATCTTCTGGCTCTCATTTCTAGATGTCGGAATGGCTTCTCTTATG GGCCTCTTTAATTCAATTGCATATGGCCTTAATTCTTCTGTTCGTCGAGCAATTTGTGAAAGAGTGGACAA GTATTGGCCTGAGGGTCTTAAGAGATGGCTCCCTATCAATTTCAAGTACAAGGCCTTAACGCAAGAAAGTGAACTAGTATTGTTAAGTACTGATGGTCAGCGATAA